Part of the Hemiscyllium ocellatum isolate sHemOce1 chromosome 30, sHemOce1.pat.X.cur, whole genome shotgun sequence genome is shown below.
caccatggcatagacagaacacagggggctaacaccttcaacatattgtttagctatcaccattgttaacagcctAACCATCATggcattcaaacagatgaaagacttaacagacaatcaatttttcaacgtataatttcagttatatcacaccgtaaatttttgctataaattctgtgtgttaggattgagccctccactaccacctgatgaaggagcgatgctccgaaagctagtgtgcttccaattaaacctgttggactataacctgttgttgtgtgatttttgactttgtacaccccagtccaacaccggcatctccaaattggtGAGGGCTGTAATGCACGCACTTGATTGCCACATTAGGTACTCCATTGTAGGTGGCAATTTTCATGAGCCAATATGTTATCACATAATTAGAAGGAGCTGATAAAGAAGATAGTTGGGTTTTTCACTTTGTGTCTGACACATCACAGACAAGCAAGAGTATATTGCGGGGATAAGGACAGCTTTTAAGAATCTGAATAATGTTTGCAAAATCTGCCAAGGTTTGTTCAGCTTGATCAAGATGCTGAATTCAGCGGGCTATTGGCAAAGATTATGGTTATAGAGCAACTACAGAGACCATGCAATGTCCAGGTGGTTTTAATTCCAGCCATATTGTGAACAGGCAGAGAGATTAAAGGAGTCCATGTAAAAAATGTATAGTGAACCAAGCTTTAGTGGGTGGGCAGTCTGGAAGCAAGAATAATGGAGGCATCTGCTATTCTGAGtcaaaaatgtgctggaaaagtacagcaggtcaagcagcatccaaggagcaggagagtcactgttttgactctggtctccagcatctgcagtcctcactttctccttcagaatTAGTTCTGTCTAGGCTAAGAGAATTAAAAAAGACACTCACAAAACACTGCTCGTCGATAAAACAAAAATTTATTTCTGCAGACAGTGTTTCAGAAAATACCTAGTTTAATACCGATGATGATAGAAATGAGGGCACCCACAGCTCCCAACAAGACCATGGTAGATAAAGCAAATCCTGCAGTACCTTTCAGGGAAAAAAGTGAGAAACAGAGGCTATGAATATCAACTGTTATGCAAGAATATGATATCACTGGGTCACAGCTTTAAGGCTTTAATTGGGTCGTCCTGACCCATCTCCAACCCCAGTCCCTGCTCCCCTACACTAAGTGTACTCTTTGAAATATGAAGAGTTCCCTTAGTGCTGACTGGCTTCTAACTCAGGTGGTACCCACCTTCCCATGGATGAATTACATCGTTGTGATTAGATTTAGTACTAATGTTCACCGTCACGCTCACTAATTTTTATAGTTTTGTAAATTTCGTAACATTACAATATGAATTTCGATCTCTAAATAAGGGTGATCACTTCTTTATGATGTAATACTATAGCATCTGTACAAATTCAATGCtcgagttctgaagaagggtcactggacccaaaacattaactctgctttctctccacaaatgctgccggatctgctgagattctccaattaTTTGTTTTAGTTTCAAATTTCTAGCATCCGCAGATCTTTGTTTTATGATAATGCTAGAGCATTGAGTTCCTAAATATAAAATCCAAATTCAATATTTAATTTCAATGGGCAATATACAGGCTGAGCTCTGGCAGAGATAAGGCAATATCTGTCAGAGAAATAGAAGATTAAATAACTTATTCAATTCATTCCCATTGTGGTTTGCTTCATTACACAttgtgtgtggaactgcaggagttcCACacgtgggttagcactgctgcctcacagcaccaggatcccaggttcaattccagacgtgggtgactgtgtgtggagtttgaacattctccctctgtctgtttgggtttacctctgtgtgctctggtttcctcccacagtccaaagatgaattggccatgctaaattgcccatagtgttagctacattagtcagaggaaaatgggtctgggtgggttactctggacagttggtgggctgaagggcctattttcacagtgtagggaatctaatcttaaaacaaCTCTTTTCTCATATTATTAAATGCAGACCTGATCAAAACATGTGTGTGGGCTCACACATTCCTCAGTAAGGCAAGGCTACAGTGGGTAACTTAGGAAGATGGCAAAAGGTTAAGAGATCTTACCAATGGACTGAAGTGTGGTCACAATACTTCCAGATGGTACTGTTCCTCCATTGAGACTTGAGACGATTGACATCAATTTTGCTGCCCAAGAACCCGCTGTTATTCCATCAGCTGTGAATCCAAGTGCAGCAATAAAACCTTGGGCAGCAGAAATAGCAGAAGCTGGAAATGAAAGtattcaatttaatttaatttaatctgcCATAATAATCTGGTGACAGTAGTGATATATTAGATATAGCAGAAGCCCTTCCTCCCCTTGAAGGTGATGATCCATGCTTGTGTGCAATTCTATGTGTCATAGCAATTCAAACCCAGATATGTACTTCATAAACTCCTTGTGATTAGACCCAGTCTAACAATATATCCTATCTCAGATGGTATTGTGGATTGGAAATGGGCACCATTCCAATCTGATCCTACAGTCTCAAGACACATAGTAGGATCATTTCAAAGACAGGCAACAGTAAGCAGAACTTTAAAGCAAATCAGTTGATTTAGGTCTTCAGTGCCAAATGGAAAGGTCACCATTTGTAAAGCATagattttaaaagatattttgaaccagtttacaaaattatattgTATTATGTGACAGAGGGAAGAGTACATGATAATAGTAACAAGTTGATTATTTTTCATACTAGTTTACAAGGCTGTTCGTTACGTGAAACTCAGAAAACAAAGCCCAATTAAATGTCAGCACATAAGCAGGGCCATTTCCTAGGAGGTTGGTATCTATAGAATattgtatatatatataatttgTCTAAGAAAAATGTAATAATGAGCCACCTTCATCCTATCCAGGCGACTAAAGTCAATATTGCAATAAATTAATATAGCTGGAGCTGGTGTCATAACACATATAATTAAGATAACGTTGTGAAGTATGAAAGCTATGACCATACTAGTGTGCTGTGTTTTAAAACAGTGGACTAAAAGAAACAGTAGTTCagcacataggagaaagtgaagactgcagatgctggagatcggagtcgagagtgtggtactggaaaagcacagcaggtctggcagcatctgaggagcaggaaaattgacgtttcgggcataagcccttcatcaggaatgaggcttgtggaccagggctgagagacaaatgggagggggatgaggttggggagaggaagctgggaaagtgataggtggatgaaggtgataggttcaGCAGATGTAAAGATGAACAAGAGGGAAAATGCAAAAGGAGAACTCTATAAGCCAATCTATAATATGCTGACGTCACTTGTTTTACTGGTGTAGTGTTTATTAAATTTGATCTTGATCTCCCTAGatcctgggtaatccaagatggaggacgggaaaatttctggctgtatgagctgctcctttttttgaggcattttaggtgctggaggtgatttcatcGAATTCCAAgatcagcaattactgtttcatatgctgttgcattgttttggaactttggggaaaaaaaaatcaaaacaacagcagttaaaaaagggaaaagagcagagaaaggaagcacatggtgaggacagtgcaggagagagagagagagagagagaaaacctgcacagttaccgcctttgctgtttgaattcgtgtatcgctggacatcggagtgcatctgggaaaattaacaaacagtgaaattcacaactaatcttggaggaactattgggcgaagttcacaacacagaatcagataagttaatcattgttttcaGTCTGTCCAATAgtaaggctgcagtagtgagtccagtgggttatttcttgattatatgttttttggagataagtctcttgattaaacttaaaatataagccataactattaatttaatctgttttgtagaggaataagacggtgttattttctggatctgtaggttgtgaaggagcaaaaatggcctttgcagtgagatgtaattcttgtcagatgtgggagtttaaagagagtttaagggttactgcggattatatctgccataaatgctgttgaatgcgaatcttatcagatcgaatggaatggttggagagacagatagaagcaatgaggaatttgcaacagcaacagtatgtgatggatggtagttataggaaggggggaaagtctcagttaCAGTctcatagatgggttaactccaggaaggggaagAGAGGTAGGcggctagtgcaggagtcttttgtggatgtacccatttcaaacaggtgtgctgttttggaaatgtaGGGTGTGATGGATTCTacggggaatgtagcacgaacagccaagtttctggtattgagactggctctaatgcaacatgGGGtgcgtcggcttccaagagatcaattgtgataggggattcTATAGTCCGAGAAACAGTCATTTCtctggccagcagagaaaaagcagaatggtgtgttgtttccctggtgccagaatcaaggatgtctcagagagggtgcagaatgttttcacgggggagaggggccagcaagaggtcattgtccacattggaaccaatgatgtaagaagggaaaaggttgagattctgaagggagattgcagagagttagatagatttaaaaaggaggtcctcaagggtagtaatatctggattactcccagtgctatgagctagtgagagcaggaataggaggatagagcagatgaatgcatggctgaggaactagtgtatgggagagggattcacatttttggatcattgggatctcttttggggtagaagtgacctgtacaagaaggacagattgcaccgaaattggaaggggactaatatactggcagggaaatttgctcaaactgctcaggaggatttaaactagtaaggtggggggggtggggaggggaaatggcatttttgttaagggatagcattacagctgtgctgagggaggatattcccagaaatacgtccagggaagttatttgggtggaactgagaaataagaaaggggaatcaccttattgggattgtattatagaccccctaataatcagaggtaaattgagaaacaaacttggaaggatatctcagttatctgtaagaataatagggtagttatggtagggtattttaactttccaaacatagacttggactgccatagtgttgaagATTCAGattgagaggaatttcttaagtgtgtacaagacaattttatggttcagtatgtggatgtaccttctagagaaggtgcaaaacttgacctactcttgggaaataaggcagggcaggtgactgaggtgtcaatgggggagcactttggggccagcgaccataattctatttgttttataatcctgatggaaaaggatagaccagatctaaaagttgaagttctaaattgaagaaaggccaattttgacgttattaggcaagaactttcaaaagctgattggaggcagatgttcgcaggtaagggacggctggaaaatgggaggccttcagaaatgagataacaagaatccagagaaagtatattcctgttagggtgaaaggaaaggctggtaagtatagggaaagctggatgactaaagaaattgagggtttggttaagaaaaagaaggaagcatatgtcaggtatatacAGGAtacatcgagtgaatccttagatgagtataaaggaagtaggagtatatttaagagggaagtcaggagggcaaaacggggacatgagatagctttggcaaagagaatTAAGGACAATGCAAAgtgcttttacaaatatattaaggacaaaagggtgactagggagagaatagggcccctcaaagatcagcaaggcggcctttgtgtggagccacagaaaatgggggaaatactaaatgaatattttgcatcagtatttcctgtggaaaaggatatcgaagatatagactgtaggaaaatagatggtgacatcttgcaaaatgtccagattacagaggaggaagtgctggatgtcttgaaatcggtaaaagtggataaattcccaggacctgatcaggtgtacccgagaactctgtgggaagctagagaagtgattgctgggcctcttgctgagatacttgtatcatcgatagtcaaggtgaggtgccagaagactggaggttggcaaacgtggtgccactgtttaaggagggcggtaaagacaagccagggaactatcgcctggtgagcctgatctcagtggtgggcgagttgttggagggaatcctgatggacaggatgtacatgtatttggaaaggcaaggactgattagggatagtcagcatggctttgtgcgggagaaatcatgtctcacaaacttgattgagttttttgaagaagtaacaaagaagattgatgagggcagagcagtagatgtgatctatatggacttcagtaaggcattccacaaggttccccatgggagactgattagcaaggttagatctcatggaatacagggggaactagccatttggatacagaactggctcaaaagtagaagacagagggtgttgggaagggttgtttttcagactggaggcctgtgaccagtggagtgccataaggatcggtgctgggtcctctactttttgtcatttacataaatgatttggatgcaagcataagaagtacagttagtaagtttgcagatgacaccaaaattggaggtgtagtggacagcgaagtgggttacctcagattacaacaggatctggaccagatgggccaatgggctgagaagttgcaaattgagtttcattcagataaatgcaaggtgctgcattttgggaaagcaaaccttagcaggacttatacacttaatggtaaggtcctagggagtgttgctgaacaaagtgaccttggagtgcaggttcatagctccttgaaagtagagttgcaggtaactaggataatgaagaaggcatttgttctGCTTTCCATCATCGGTCacagtattgattacaggagttgggaggtcatgttgcagctgtacagaatattggttaggccactgttggaatattgcatgcaattctggtctccttcctattggaaagatgttgtgaaacttgaaagggttcagaaaagatttacaaggatgttgccagggatggaggatttgagctaaaaggagaggcagaacaagctggggctgttttccctggagcatcagaggctgaagggtgaccttatagaagtttacaaattatgaggggcatggatagggtaaataggcaaagttttttccctggggtcggagagtccagaactagagggcataggtttagggtgagagggaaaagagacctcaggggcaacgttttcatgcagagggtggtatgtgtatggaatgagcttccagaggatgtggtggaggctggtacaattgcaacatttaaaaggcatctggatgggtatatgaataggaagggtttggagggatatgggccaggtgctggcaggtgggactagattgggttgggatatctggtcggcatggacgggttggaccaaagggcctgttgccatgctgtacatctctatgactctttgactctatccaaTCCCAGCACAAAACATTATCATGATAGAGATGTTAGATACATGAAATGCAAAGAAGTGACGGTGATGAATTAGAGTGCTATTGTAGTTCTACCGCtaattgaaaaatagattttcaGTCTCTTAAACATTTGTTTTGTTCTTCACTTGAGCCAGACATTTATTTAGAACAGGTGATTCATTTCCTGTGCTTAGTTTATTAAAAGCTCAGCTGCCACAATATGGTGGAAACGGTGTGACAAAAATGGGGTATTTTTCTCCGTGGTTGTTTCTCTGTACcatgtttctcaatttcactcaTATCATGGAATAATAAAAcatttacaacacagaaacagactatttAGCCCACCCAAATTTGCTTCTTTCCACTTTATATCTCCTCCATTATTTGGTCATATAATTGTTCTCAGTGTGGATTCACTCTCCAATGCAATTAAAATGCTCACCTTAAAAGCAAATCATTATTTTTAATAAAGTGTTTATGGGTTCCAATTTGTAAACCACATCTGCCTAGCATTTTTAATTTTGAGTTGTGTAGCTTGTCAATATTGTTTATATTTGTTCTGGCATCTACACACTATGTATAAACAAAATGCATTCCAAATTTCAAAATTGATCTAACCCCAATCTTCATCAATAAAGCTAGTCTTTAAAGAAAATATCATTTTTGATACATGGTCAATTATCTCTGATTTCTATGATTGTTTTAAAAGCATCAGAAAAAAATGTCAACTAGATTATAATTTTGGTTATTATTGATAATCCAAATGTTAGAAACAAATGAAATGCATCACTAGACTATTTAAACTGCAATATAATCCGAGAAGGGTAACCTGGAAAAGGGAAGCATGTTCAGAAAGCACCATTTTTATATCTATGAGTGTTAGTGCATTGGGTGTTTGCTGTTCAAGTATAATGCTTAATTTACAAAAGTACACAATATTGCCTACAGTTGTAAATGACTATCCATTGTTTGATAGTCTTAGCTTTTACACAATTACTTGTCATGATATTTTATTGATCACCTAATGCGATAGAGATCTACATCTAATCCAATGATACTATACAAGCCTAATGTGTAGAAGGCTTGCGAGTTAACATCACATTGCTATTTTGAATCAGGGCACATAGTCTTGTGTATATGAACTAACTCTTGTTTTCAGCATGAGAATAAGTATCTTCTGCGACCCTTAATAATAACATTTGAGTTAGTGATTTTCAGCATGTTAGTTATTGTCATTCTCATTCATACCATCTGGGAGGTTGTGTATTTATTCATGGTTCATACTTATTTATATTATACTTATACTTCCTACCAGATGGTTCAAACCTGGCATTGCAAATATCTGATAATGACTCACCTTCTCAGCCAGGCAATACCATGTGATGTGATGCTGGGAAATGGATAATAGGAAAACAGGAACCAAAATAAACAGTAGTTATGAACATGTGGTTAAACAGCCAGATATGAACAAATCACTCTCTTACCTGCTCCTAAACTGATCCAAGCAAGTTTAAAATATCCTGAGGCATCCGCTGTAAATTAAAAGATgttcaaatcatttttaaaaaaagcatgctAGTGTTGAGAGGTGTCTGCAATTGTGATAATGTTTGATTAACTTGTTTTCCTTCATTCTCAGTAACTAATTTACTTTTAAAAATCTATATAATGAGTAATTTGCAACAGATTTGGAGTTTTGATAAAAACAATTTGTCTTTGTAAAGTACTTTTAGAATATAAAACATTAGGTAAACCTTCACAGACTGAAACTGATACTCGGCAGTGATAGGAGAAGAGCTATGGGAGATACCTGAAGGCAAGTTCAAAAAGGGGACTTTTGACAGAAAGCGGTGTTGGAGAAAAGTAAATGGCATTAGGCAGAAATTTCTCATTTGTAGTATTGGTGATTCCATCAACAACTGCAGTGTGGCAGGAAGAAACGTGCATCAGTATATAAGATTCAAACTGTTTGAAAAGGGGCAAGGGTGATTTAAACATAAAAGCAAGGATTTTGAATTGGATGGAACGTGGGAAGTTAGTGAGCACAAATGTAAGACTGTACAAGAGCTTAACACAAGATGCAGGGCAGATGGaggggacattgacaagttgaagCTTATGTAAGAAGGAACTTGAAGTTCTAGCAAGGAAATGTTAGACACCATAAGCCTGAAATTACCAAAGGAATTGATGGCAATTTCCAGTGACAAGAAGGATGAGATAATGGCACAGGCAGCAATTATGAAAGGTGAAGTAGGTGAAGCCTTTTTAAAGAAAGAAGGCTTTAAAGTCAGGATAAGGTCAAATGGGACACTGAGTTTGTGCATTAATGAGATTAACTTGCAGGTGCAGCTGAAAAAATAGTATTGAAATCAACTGAgaaagtcacagagtcagagaatatTACAGTATGGAAggagaccctgtggtccaacaagtttcccaaacgaaactagtcctatttgcctgtacttggcccatattcctctaagcttttcctattcatatacctgcataaatgtcttttaaaagtagcaactgtacctacatctaccCAGGCATttaattccacatgtgaaccaccttttgtgtgaaagaGTTACCCCTCGGGTGCCTTTTagatctgtctcctctcaccttaaaaatagttTTGAACTTCTCTTTCCTACTGAAAAGCCCTTTgatatttaccttatctatgcccctcacgattttgtaaaacacctataagctcacccctcaacctcttatgctccagtaaAAAATGTCCCACTGtatccagcctccccttataactcaaaccctccaatcccaggaacatccttgcaaatcttttctgaaccctctccaatttaataatatccttcctaatgcACAGCACACTGAAAATGGCCTCCAcaatgttttgtacaactgcaacatggtatcccaattcctatactcaatggtctgaggaaTAAAGgtaagcgtgctaaatgccttcttattgacactgtcacaaagctggtcccttttttctaaatGCTGTTCCTTTTCAAAAGGATATtgtgtctttgtttttttttcagaggggttgtaaacAGCTCCCTGTTCTGATTGGACTGATTTGGTACAGAAAttaaaggattttgagagacattttgtttatatgtaaacagataagacttcaggccaaagtggtcatgttttagaagtgaccggTATAATGTAAGGGAAGTGGTTAGCTCTCCAGCTGAGCAGTTAAGTCCAGAACCAGTTAGGAGTTCAAcactgagctgtgtggaaacaggttgctAAACTGTCTCTCCTTctacccttctaacttcaacctgtaagcatttgtttcatttttactgtgtttttaagggagtttgcttattgggatgttgtgtatattcagaacatcataattaagtctagtttggattgactgagttctgcaggggttcattattctgttctttgtgtttcattgtgtaattttgtgaataaatttttgtctttttaaaacatggtagtcaacctagctatcttacactgggtaattttcactgtacacttaccaaaacaagtTGCAAAGAtgtggtctgggctgcctgcttcagAATGTGTGGAGTGGTCTGCCTTGTCCATAACAACCCTTCTTGCCTATGATACAACTTTCAAAGAAACATGTTCCTGAACCATTAGAtttctctgttctgcaacactatccagggccctataaattgtataaatcctgcccttgttcgttttaccaaaatgcaattccttgcatttatccaaattaaactgcacttaccactgctcagctcttttgtcctattgatcaagatccctttgtaatctgagaccATCTTCACTGACTTTTGGTataatttgcaaatttactacccATGCCTTCTAAATTCttatataaatcatttatataaatatttatAAACAACAGTAGCCCAGCACTAGTCCCTGCAGAACACGACTGGTCACAAGCCACCTGTCCAAAAAACaatcctccctctgtctcctaccatcaagccaattggcaaactctccctgaatcccatgtgatctaactttactaaccagtctactagctgaaaatgtgttgctggaaaagcgcagcaggtcaggcagcatccaaggaacaggagattcgacgtttcgggcataagcccttcttcatggcttatgcccgaaaaatcggatctcctgttccttggatgctgcctgacctgctgcgctcttccagcaacacattttcagctctgatctccaccatctgcagacctcactttctccctaaccAGTCTactaaccttgtcaaaggctttactaaagtccatgtccATGTCTACAGTTCTGCCCTCATCTTTCTTTTTGGTCAcgttctcaaaaaactcaatcaagattgtgagaccaATTTCaaacgcacaaagctatgctgccatccctaatcagtccttgcctctctaaAGGCATGTAAAAAACTagctctcagaatcccctctaacaacttacccactactgatgtcagactcatcgccctgtagttcccaggcttctccttatgaccttccttagataaaggcacaacattagtcacccttcagtcatccagcaccaCATCTGTGATTGTaggtagaatcatacagcacaaaaaccagACCTTTccgtccaaatcgtccatgcctaccatttcccaaactaaactcgtcacAATTGCCTGTGTTAGCCGGTAGCACTCTAACCATTTCCTAGACATgaaccaaatgtcttctaaacctCAGTGATATGTATCTGTCTACATATaatactgcggattatatctgccatatcTGCTATAGTGTCCCAACCTGTTTCATGTTTGCTTATAAGACAAAGCCTCCATCCCTTCATCttaatgaatcttctctgaactgcatcaaacaacacaatttttttttaaaatacggGGACCAAAGctgctctcagtactccagatatggtctcacgaGCACCTGTACaagttgcagtaagatttccctcCTCTTTTACTGGTGCCTGGTTTGTGTAATTGTTGCAGTGGAGTGACAAGTGTTACGTGCTCAGGTTCAGGACATAGATACCTCCACATTGCCACAGAAGCCATCTCTATCTTTTCCTACCTCAGGAAAAATCCTTTCCTTGGAGGGATGAGGAGATGGACACCTGGGCAACCCACCgcctgatacaaatatctctgcccgggaccccacaatttcttccctagcttcccagaacaTCCTCAGATATGCTTGAGtgggtcccagagatttatccaccttgatttTCTTAAGACCTCCACCATCTCAGTTTCAAATAGGAGATGCAAAGAATGACTGCAGTCTCAGCAGTTTACTGATGGTAAAACATTTTCATCCATCAAATTGACTCTAAATAAGCAATCAGACTGCAAAGTGGTTTTAATGGAGTTAGTAGTATTATTGGTGAAAAAGTAAAGCTGACAAATAAATTAACAAACATGGAAGTAAATTTTCCACCCAAGGGCATGCTATGTGTGAgaaaagatggaggatgggaaaactttctggctgtaagagctgctcctttttttgaggtattttaggtgctggagatgatttcctcaaattccaggagcagcaattactgtttcatatgctgttgcattgttttggaactttggaaaaaaaaggtcaaaacaaCATCAGTTCAAAagggaagcacatggtgaggacagtgcaggagagagagagagaggcacagtaaccgcctttgctgtttgaattactgtattgctggacatcggtgtgcatctgggaaaattaacaaacagtgaaattcacaactaaacttggaggaactgttgggcgaagttcacaacacagaatcagataagttaattgttgttttaagtcagTGCAAGAGAAAGGCTGAAGTAATgggtatagtggattctttcttgattatatgtttttggacataagtctcttgattaaacttaaaatgtaagccatagctattaatttaacctggggcagtgttttgtagaggaataaggtggtgttattttctgggtctgtagattgt
Proteins encoded:
- the LOC132829796 gene encoding interferon alpha-inducible protein 27-like protein 2A, producing MHFLALLILICSFSTADASGYFKLAWISLGAASAISAAQGFIAALGFTADGITAGSWAAKLMSIVSSLNGGTVPSGSIVTTLQSIGTAGFALSTMVLLGAVGALISIIIGIKLAHTNDLHTMKAVKFSPAHDEMEVCVGLLKDDYDGTMERTLFIC